One part of the Glycine max cultivar Williams 82 chromosome 14, Glycine_max_v4.0, whole genome shotgun sequence genome encodes these proteins:
- the LOC100780497 gene encoding mitochondrial acidic protein mam33, giving the protein MWKRALVGAVGALRRPYSSGGGGISSAVNSMLLRSLKDHYQEVAKMNMPPKVSPPSPFTIVKGALDSHGPVLKRSYGDEEVSIYVMRLLTPEDEDSAIDQLFIHVDVSKPQQNESLIFLCGLYEDALGIHSVSMRPKVQDSGYLLIPSQYTGPVFAELDEKMRDAFHSYIEERGVNESLFKFLQAWLYVKEHRNLMRWFKTMGLFIDGKKPATGA; this is encoded by the exons ATGTGGAAGAGAGCCTTGGTCGGCGCCGTGGGTGCTCTCCGGCGGCCATATTCGTCGGGAGGTGGCGGCATCTCCTCCGCCGTGAACTCAATGCTCCTCCGCTCTCTAAAGGATCACTATCAAGAAGTCGCCAAAATGAACATGCCCCCT AAAGTGAGTCCTCCTTCGCCGTTCACGATCGTGAAGGGAGCTCTGGACTCGCACGGTCCGGTTCTGAAGCGCAGCTACGGCGACGAAGAGGTGAGCATCTATGTCATGCGGTTGTTGACCCCCGAGGACGAGGATTCCGCCATCGACCAGCTCTTCATCCACGTCGACGTCTCCAAACCTCAGCAGAACGAATCCTTGATTTTCCTCTGCGGTTTGTACGAGGATGCTCTTGGGATTCACTCTGTTTCCATGAGGCCCAAGGTCCAGGACTCCGGCTACCTTCTCATCCCCTCCCAATACACCGGCCCTGTTTTTGC AGAACTAGATGAAAAGATGAGAGATGCGTTTCACAGTTACATTGAGGAGAGAGGAGTGAACGAGAGCCTCTTTAAATTTCTTCAAGCATGGCTATATGTGAAGGAACATCGAAATCTGATGCGGTGGTTCAAAACCATGGGCTTATTCATTGATGGAAAGAAGCCAGCTACAGGTGCATAA
- the LOC100790453 gene encoding uncharacterized protein, which yields MEDKYSLGRQHSGIWKSLRDGDFDEEEVWDVFKNRSSDYGTSGVSKFKDKDQSSSVPVPARPSSARMIPRSSNSSSASSSNEDTVLQQSAPVNIPDWSKIYRTKLPKNSANSRFDGDGVANYGGGSDEDGEENDESDSKLPPHEFIARRLERSQISSFSVLEGAGRTLKGRDLSKVRNAVLSKTGFLESL from the coding sequence ATGGAAGATAAATATAGTCTAGGCAGGCAGCATAGTGGGATATGGAAGTCCTTGAGAGATGGAGACTTTGATGAAGAAGAAGTTTGGGACGTTTTCAAGAACAGAAGTAGTGATTATGGTACTTCTGGGGTTAGCAAGTTCAAAGACAAAGATCAATCCTCTTCTGTTCCTGTTCCTGCTAGGCCTAGTTCAGCCAGAATGATCCCAAGATCTAGCAATAGCAGCAGTGCTAGTTCCTCCAATGAAGATACGGTTCTTCAGCAATCAGCACCTGTCAACATTCCTGACTGGTCAAAGATTTATAGGACTAAACTCCCCAAGAACAGTGCTAATTCAAGGTTTGATGGTGATGGTGTTGCTAACTATGGTGGGGGTAGTGATGAGGATGGAGAGGAAAATGATGAGAGTGATTCCAAGCTTCCTCCACATGAGTTTATTGCCCGAAGGCTTGAAAGGAGTCAGATATCCTCATTTTCTGTTTTAGAAGGTGCTGGGAGAACCCTCAAAGGTAGGGATCTTAGCAAAGTGAGGAATGCTGTACTCTCAAAAACTGGTTTCCTCGAATCACTATAA
- the LOC100784617 gene encoding protein AMN1 homolog isoform X1, which produces MDKGKGAKALATSLQNLDLNPPSNVKSKSSISITHPQFPGLLPMKTKPPSLVSLCIGVLGRHLEDIIADLSEIAINLPADIKIAVAAIARRRKLLNDDILIALADTSWEILDVSGSDVSDFGLIKAAEVCRFIKALDISRCTKITANGISELVKHCHLLETLRCGGCPRTDNTARRCLGIFKPKFDDYVEEDSWEELDTKEIASGAQSLRWLVWPNIDKNSLEDFSTECPRVVVNPKSSPFGFKGTEVPREALQNIILDDEVVKDIDPRTWTMHGFALKPISPSSSSTELSVAEKFRLAFVERDNRLAPKRAKNARQHQRRAVRELMLMSTRAKAMVLASQASKSLHGRSS; this is translated from the exons aTGGATAAAGGTAAAGGTGCCAAGGCATTAGCGACCTCTTTGCAAAATCTCGATTTGAATCCTCCATCCAACGTCAAATCCAAGTCCTCCATTTCAATCACCCACCCTCAATTTCCCG GATTACTGCCTATGAAGACAAAGCCTCCGAGTTTGGTCAGCCTTTGCATTGGAGTTCTTGGAAGACATTTGGAGGATATTATTGCAGATTTGAGTGAAATTGCTATCAACTTGCCAGCTGATATAAAG ATAGCAGTGGCAGCTATtgctagaagaagaaaattgttGAATGATGATATCCTGATCGCATTAGCTGATACTTCCTGGGAAATCCTTGATGTCTCTGGCTCAGATGTCTCTGATTTTGGCTTGATAAAAGCAGCTGAAGTATGTAGATTCATTAAAGCTCTAGATATAAG CCGGTGCACCAAAATTACTGCTAATGGTATATCTGAGCTTGTGAAGCACTGCCACTTATTGGAGACATTGAGATGCGG AGGGTGTCCAAGGACTGACAACACTGCACGAAGATGCTTGGGTATATTTAAACCAAAGTTTGATGATTATGTGGAGGAGGATTCTTGGGAGGAGCTTGATACAAAAGAAATTGCTAGTGGGGCACAATCACTCAGGTGGCTAGTATGG CCAAACATTGATAAAAATTCTTTAGAGGACTTTTCCACTGAGTGCCCACGTGTTGTAGTAAATCCTAAGTCATCACCCTTTGGGTTTAAGGGAACTGAGGTTCCTCGGGAAGCATTACAAAATATCATATTGGATGATGAAGTTGTCAAGGACATTGATCCCAGAACATGGACAATGCATGGGTTTGCATTGAAGCCCATCTCTCCATCTTCAAGTTCCACTGAATTATCAGTAGCCGAAAAATTCAGACTTGCATTTGTGGAAAGGGATAACCGATTAGCTCCGAAGCGAGCTAAAAATGCCCGGCAACATCAGCGTCGTGCAGTGAGGGAATTGATGCTGATGAGCACAAGAGCCAAGGCAATGGTCTTAGCCTCACAAGCAAGCAAGTCCCTTCATGGCCGAAGCTCATAG
- the LOC100784617 gene encoding protein AMN1 homolog isoform X2: MKTKPPSLVSLCIGVLGRHLEDIIADLSEIAINLPADIKIAVAAIARRRKLLNDDILIALADTSWEILDVSGSDVSDFGLIKAAEVCRFIKALDISRCTKITANGISELVKHCHLLETLRCGGCPRTDNTARRCLGIFKPKFDDYVEEDSWEELDTKEIASGAQSLRWLVWPNIDKNSLEDFSTECPRVVVNPKSSPFGFKGTEVPREALQNIILDDEVVKDIDPRTWTMHGFALKPISPSSSSTELSVAEKFRLAFVERDNRLAPKRAKNARQHQRRAVRELMLMSTRAKAMVLASQASKSLHGRSS; encoded by the exons ATGAAGACAAAGCCTCCGAGTTTGGTCAGCCTTTGCATTGGAGTTCTTGGAAGACATTTGGAGGATATTATTGCAGATTTGAGTGAAATTGCTATCAACTTGCCAGCTGATATAAAG ATAGCAGTGGCAGCTATtgctagaagaagaaaattgttGAATGATGATATCCTGATCGCATTAGCTGATACTTCCTGGGAAATCCTTGATGTCTCTGGCTCAGATGTCTCTGATTTTGGCTTGATAAAAGCAGCTGAAGTATGTAGATTCATTAAAGCTCTAGATATAAG CCGGTGCACCAAAATTACTGCTAATGGTATATCTGAGCTTGTGAAGCACTGCCACTTATTGGAGACATTGAGATGCGG AGGGTGTCCAAGGACTGACAACACTGCACGAAGATGCTTGGGTATATTTAAACCAAAGTTTGATGATTATGTGGAGGAGGATTCTTGGGAGGAGCTTGATACAAAAGAAATTGCTAGTGGGGCACAATCACTCAGGTGGCTAGTATGG CCAAACATTGATAAAAATTCTTTAGAGGACTTTTCCACTGAGTGCCCACGTGTTGTAGTAAATCCTAAGTCATCACCCTTTGGGTTTAAGGGAACTGAGGTTCCTCGGGAAGCATTACAAAATATCATATTGGATGATGAAGTTGTCAAGGACATTGATCCCAGAACATGGACAATGCATGGGTTTGCATTGAAGCCCATCTCTCCATCTTCAAGTTCCACTGAATTATCAGTAGCCGAAAAATTCAGACTTGCATTTGTGGAAAGGGATAACCGATTAGCTCCGAAGCGAGCTAAAAATGCCCGGCAACATCAGCGTCGTGCAGTGAGGGAATTGATGCTGATGAGCACAAGAGCCAAGGCAATGGTCTTAGCCTCACAAGCAAGCAAGTCCCTTCATGGCCGAAGCTCATAG
- the GPPS gene encoding geranyl-diphosphate synthase, with protein MLGALLLNANFKIHFSLISCQARVPLPVKPAPLRMPSPHYPHWASLQADIEAHLKQTIPLKEPLEVFEPMLHLAFSAPRTTVPALCLAACELVGGHRQQAMAAASALLLNLANAHAHEHLTDGPMYGPNIELLTGDGIVPFGFELLARPDGPASASPERVLRVMIEISRAVGSVGLQDAQYVKKTLWDGGEEVQNVESMQRFVLEKRDGGLHACGAASGAILGGGSEDQIERLRNFGFHVGMMRGMLQMGFMEKHVQEERHLALKELQFFMDRDVHVISSFIY; from the coding sequence ATGCTTGGAGCCCTTCTCCTCAACgccaacttcaagattcatttcTCACTCATATCATGCCAAGCCCGTGTCCCCTTACCCGTCAAGCCCGCACCGCTCAGAATGCCCTCTCCCCACTACCCCCACTGGGCCTCCTTGCAGGCCGACATTGAAGCCCACctcaaacaaaccattcccCTCAAAGAACCCCTCGAGGTCTTCGAGCCCATGCTCCACCTCGCCTTCTCCGCCCCCCGGACCACCGTCCCGGCCCTATGCCTCGCCGCCTGCGAGCTTGTCGGCGGTCACCGCCAACAAGCCATGGCCGCGGCATCGGCCTTGTTACTCAACCTCGCCAATGCACACGCCCATGAACACCTAACCGACGGGCCCATGTACGGCCCCAACATAGAACTCCTCACCGGGGACGGGATTGTTCCGTTCGGGTTTGAGTTGCTGGCGAGGCCCGACGGGCCAGCAAGTGCGAGCCCGGAGCGAGTCCTACGTGTGATGATTGAGATATCACGTGCGGTGGGTTCGGTGGGGTTGCAAGACGCGCAGTACGTGAAGAAAACGTTGTGGGACGGTGGTGAGGAGGTGCAAAACGTGGAAAGCATGCAGCGCTTTGTATTGGAGAAAAGGGACGGTGGGTTGCATGCATGTGGGGCTGCGTCTGGTGCCATCTTGGGAGGTGGGAGTGAGGACCAAATTGAAAGGTTGAGAAATTTTGGATTTCATGTGGGGATGATGAGGGGAATGCTACAAATGGGGTTCATGGAAAAACATGTGCAAGAGGAGAGACATCTTGCACTCAAGGAACTGCAATTTTTCATGGACAGAGATGTTCATGTTAtttctagttttatttattaa
- the LOC100793612 gene encoding syntaxin-61 isoform X1, which produces MPSAQDPFYVVKQEIQESIDKLQSTFHQWEKTADAGERSNLSKEVLGSCESIEWQVDELDKAISVASRDPSWYGIDEVEVENRRKWTSDARTQVSTAKKAVQAGKGLNNASLNGMHKELMRLPSSHQTTSNQYAAQDNDDFIESESDRQMLLIKRQDEELDELSLSVQRIGGVGLTIHEELLAQEKIIDELGNEMDSTSNRLDFVQKKVAMVMKKASAKGQIMMILGLLALFIFLFILVFFT; this is translated from the exons ATGCCTTCGGCTCAAGATCCATTCTACGTTGTCAAGCAAGAAATTCAAGAATCT aTTGATAAGCTACAATCTACGTTTCACCAATGGGAAAAGACTGCTGATGCTGGCGAGCGATCCAATCTATCAAAGGAAGTTCTTGGTAGTTGTGAAAGCATTGAATGGCAG GTGGATGAATTGGACAAAGCAATTTCTGTAGCCTCTAGAGATCCTTCTTGGTATGGCATTGATGAAGTGGAGGTTGAAAACCGGAGGAAGTGGACCAGTGATGCTCGCACCCAG GTGAGCACAGCAAAGAAAGCAGTGCAAGCTGGAAAGGGCTTAAACAATGCTAGTCTAAATGGGATGCACAAGGAATTAATGAGGCTTCCTAGTTCTCATCAAACTACATCTAACCAATATGCTGCCCAGGATAATGATGATTTCATAGAGTCAGAATCGGACAGGCAGATGCTTCTTATAAA GAGACAAGATGAGGAGTTGGATGAGCTTAGTTTAAGTGTACAAAGAATAGGAGGTGTTGGACTTACTATACATGAAGAGCTCCTTGCACAG GAAAAGATTATTGATGAACTGGGTAATGAGATGGACAGTACATCTAATCGCCTAGATTTTGTCCAA AAAAAAGTGGCAATGGTCATGAAGAAGGCTAGTGCAAAGGGCCAGAtcatgatgatattgggtttgCTGGCGCTGTTCATTTTCCTCTTTATCTTGGTTTTCTTCACCTAG
- the LOC100793612 gene encoding syntaxin-61 isoform X2, whose protein sequence is MLASDPIYQRKFLVVVKALNGRKVDELDKAISVASRDPSWYGIDEVEVENRRKWTSDARTQVSTAKKAVQAGKGLNNASLNGMHKELMRLPSSHQTTSNQYAAQDNDDFIESESDRQMLLIKRQDEELDELSLSVQRIGGVGLTIHEELLAQEKIIDELGNEMDSTSNRLDFVQKKVAMVMKKASAKGQIMMILGLLALFIFLFILVFFT, encoded by the exons ATGCTGGCGAGCGATCCAATCTATCAAAGGAAGTTCTTGGTAGTTGTGAAAGCATTGAATGGCAG aAAGGTGGATGAATTGGACAAAGCAATTTCTGTAGCCTCTAGAGATCCTTCTTGGTATGGCATTGATGAAGTGGAGGTTGAAAACCGGAGGAAGTGGACCAGTGATGCTCGCACCCAG GTGAGCACAGCAAAGAAAGCAGTGCAAGCTGGAAAGGGCTTAAACAATGCTAGTCTAAATGGGATGCACAAGGAATTAATGAGGCTTCCTAGTTCTCATCAAACTACATCTAACCAATATGCTGCCCAGGATAATGATGATTTCATAGAGTCAGAATCGGACAGGCAGATGCTTCTTATAAA GAGACAAGATGAGGAGTTGGATGAGCTTAGTTTAAGTGTACAAAGAATAGGAGGTGTTGGACTTACTATACATGAAGAGCTCCTTGCACAG GAAAAGATTATTGATGAACTGGGTAATGAGATGGACAGTACATCTAATCGCCTAGATTTTGTCCAA AAAAAAGTGGCAATGGTCATGAAGAAGGCTAGTGCAAAGGGCCAGAtcatgatgatattgggtttgCTGGCGCTGTTCATTTTCCTCTTTATCTTGGTTTTCTTCACCTAG